In Flavobacterium sp., a single window of DNA contains:
- a CDS encoding NAD(P)/FAD-dependent oxidoreductase, which translates to MTKIMLLTNKRIAIIGAGPVGLTMARLLQQKGVDVTVYERDQNPEARIWGGTLDLHKGSGQNAMQKAGLLQKYYDKAIPMGRIMADFQGNIVFSKEISAEEIYDGPEINRNDLRTLLIHSLEKDTVIWDRKLIDIEPQNEEWLLHFENGNTASADFVIGANGGMTAIRKYLTNAEVELTGTYMIQGEVAKPQINNPEFYQFCDGKILMTSHNGCSLVANPKNNNALSYNVIFKMPENINLDFRNTESITQFLLNTFSNWGEIYKDLFSSTSFYAGLPTKKISVEEPWKNNRPLPLTLIGDAAHLMPPFAGQGANIGLLDALILSENLLDGNFKTIEHAIQNYEERMFVYAQEAQNETRANEIEMHKSDFSFLRFVN; encoded by the coding sequence ATGACTAAAATTATGTTACTTACAAATAAAAGAATTGCCATTATTGGTGCTGGACCTGTTGGTTTAACAATGGCGAGATTATTACAGCAAAAAGGCGTTGATGTCACTGTTTATGAAAGAGATCAAAATCCCGAAGCCAGAATTTGGGGCGGAACTCTGGATTTACACAAAGGCTCTGGTCAGAATGCAATGCAGAAAGCCGGATTACTGCAAAAATATTATGACAAAGCCATTCCGATGGGAAGAATCATGGCCGATTTTCAGGGAAATATAGTATTTAGCAAGGAAATTTCGGCAGAAGAAATTTATGACGGTCCCGAAATTAACCGAAACGATTTGAGAACTTTATTAATCCACAGTCTTGAAAAAGATACGGTTATTTGGGATCGAAAATTGATTGATATTGAGCCACAAAATGAGGAATGGCTTTTGCATTTTGAAAACGGAAATACGGCTTCAGCTGATTTTGTTATTGGCGCAAACGGCGGAATGACGGCTATTAGAAAATATCTTACCAATGCCGAAGTTGAACTTACGGGAACTTATATGATTCAGGGTGAAGTTGCTAAACCACAAATAAATAACCCGGAATTTTATCAATTTTGCGATGGAAAAATTCTTATGACATCTCATAATGGCTGTTCATTAGTTGCAAATCCTAAAAATAACAATGCTCTAAGCTATAATGTAATTTTTAAAATGCCGGAAAACATAAATCTGGATTTTAGAAATACAGAAAGTATAACACAATTTTTGCTGAACACATTCTCGAATTGGGGAGAAATTTATAAAGATTTATTCAGTTCAACTTCTTTCTACGCCGGATTGCCTACTAAAAAGATTTCTGTTGAAGAACCGTGGAAGAACAATCGCCCCTTGCCTCTTACGCTTATTGGCGACGCTGCGCATTTAATGCCGCCATTTGCCGGACAAGGCGCTAATATTGGACTTCTGGATGCTCTGATTCTATCTGAAAATCTCTTAGACGGAAATTTTAAAACTATTGAACATGCGATTCAAAATTATGAAGAAAGAATGTTTGTTTATGCTCAGGAAGCGCAGAATGAAACCAGGGCGAATGAAATTGAAATGCACAAAAGTGATTTTTCTTTTTTAAGATTTGTTAATTAA
- a CDS encoding SDR family oxidoreductase produces MSKLKNKIAVITGGNSGIGFGIAEAFKNEGASGAITGRNKTTLNDAVNALESNFIGITGDVTNHDDLENIFKKTSDKFGNIDVLVVNAGGVVDGLPLADISNVTEEGYDRYMDLNLKSAYFTVKKALPYLNDGASVILIGSSAAHRAAPGMAIYSAAKAAIISLAKGLSLDLLSRKIRVNTLSPGSIDTPVFGKLVPEEHLQQVKQLWIDITPVGRQGLPSDIGKAAVFLASDDSAFIVGTEILSDGGLTNISLMK; encoded by the coding sequence ATGAGTAAATTAAAAAATAAAATTGCCGTAATTACTGGAGGCAACAGCGGTATCGGATTTGGTATTGCTGAGGCTTTTAAAAATGAAGGTGCTTCCGGAGCTATTACTGGAAGAAATAAAACAACATTAAATGATGCTGTTAATGCTTTAGAATCTAATTTTATTGGTATTACGGGTGATGTAACGAACCACGACGATTTAGAAAATATCTTCAAAAAAACTTCCGATAAATTTGGAAACATAGACGTTCTGGTTGTAAATGCCGGAGGTGTTGTTGATGGTTTACCTTTGGCAGACATAAGCAATGTTACCGAAGAAGGATATGATCGCTATATGGATTTGAATTTGAAAAGCGCCTATTTTACGGTAAAAAAAGCGCTTCCGTATTTAAATGATGGAGCTTCAGTAATTCTTATTGGATCAAGTGCAGCACATCGAGCAGCGCCGGGAATGGCGATTTATTCTGCGGCAAAAGCGGCCATTATATCTTTAGCCAAAGGTTTGTCATTAGATTTGCTTTCGCGAAAAATACGCGTTAATACACTTTCTCCCGGTTCTATAGATACGCCGGTTTTTGGAAAACTTGTACCCGAAGAACATTTACAGCAGGTAAAACAACTTTGGATAGACATTACACCTGTTGGCAGACAAGGACTTCCGTCTGATATTGGAAAAGCTGCAGTATTTTTAGCATCGGATGATTCTGCTTTTATAGTGGGTACAGAAATTTTATCTGATGGTGGTTTAACCAATATTAGTTTGATGAAATAA
- a CDS encoding nuclear transport factor 2 family protein, which produces MANQFEDLIYKAYSAFNERNIDKALSTMQPDVQWSKAWEGGYIVGHDEIHQYWTRQWTEINPKVDPVGFDKRENGSLEVKVHQNVKDLQGGLIFDGLVKHVYTFEDGLIKTMDIELVEN; this is translated from the coding sequence ATGGCCAATCAATTTGAAGATTTAATTTATAAAGCCTATTCAGCTTTTAACGAACGAAATATCGATAAAGCATTATCTACAATGCAGCCAGATGTACAATGGTCTAAAGCCTGGGAAGGAGGCTATATTGTTGGACATGATGAAATTCATCAATACTGGACAAGACAATGGACAGAAATAAATCCGAAAGTTGATCCGGTTGGTTTTGATAAAAGAGAAAACGGAAGCCTTGAAGTTAAAGTACACCAAAATGTAAAAGATTTACAAGGCGGTTTAATTTTTGACGGATTAGTAAAACATGTTTATACTTTTGAAGATGGTTTGATAAAAACTATGGATATTGAATTGGTTGAGAATTAA
- a CDS encoding glucose 1-dehydrogenase produces MNKLNNKVAIVTGASKGIGASIAKYFAVEGAKVVVNYASSKEDADKVVKAITDNGGTAIAVQGDVSKKSDVIRLFEETKNAYGTLDVLVNNAGIYQYSPIEELTEESFHSQFNINVLGSLLSIQEALKLFDKKGGNIINISSGASNTPLPTGSVYSSTKAALDAITIALSKEFSGRNIRINSILPGVVETEGSHSAGFIGSEFEAKLVETTPLGRTGQPEDIAKVAVFLASEDGAWINGEKITVSGGIYGI; encoded by the coding sequence ATGAATAAATTAAATAATAAAGTGGCAATAGTTACAGGAGCTTCAAAAGGAATTGGTGCTTCTATTGCTAAATATTTTGCTGTAGAAGGCGCTAAAGTAGTTGTAAATTATGCATCAAGTAAAGAAGATGCCGATAAAGTTGTAAAAGCCATAACAGATAATGGCGGAACTGCAATTGCCGTACAAGGAGATGTCTCAAAAAAATCAGATGTAATCAGACTTTTTGAAGAAACAAAGAACGCATACGGAACATTAGATGTTTTGGTAAACAATGCTGGAATTTATCAATATTCACCAATTGAAGAACTTACAGAAGAGTCATTCCATTCTCAATTCAATATCAATGTTTTAGGATCCTTATTGTCAATTCAGGAAGCTTTAAAATTGTTTGATAAAAAAGGCGGAAACATTATCAATATTAGTTCCGGAGCTAGTAATACACCGCTTCCAACAGGATCTGTATATTCATCTACAAAAGCGGCTCTTGATGCTATTACAATTGCACTTTCTAAAGAATTCAGTGGAAGAAATATTCGAATCAATTCCATTTTGCCTGGAGTTGTAGAAACAGAAGGTTCGCACAGTGCAGGGTTTATCGGAAGCGAATTTGAAGCAAAATTAGTTGAAACTACACCGCTCGGACGTACCGGACAACCCGAAGATATTGCTAAAGTAGCAGTTTTTCTAGCTTCAGAAGATGGAGCCTGGATAAATGGAGAGAAAATAACTGTATCGGGTGGTATCTACGGAATATAA
- a CDS encoding helix-turn-helix domain-containing protein, translated as MKTKVQILREEKHLTQTELAEKSGLSLRTIQRIEAGNIPKGFTLKTLAKAFEVDPEDLLPNSQIDSEIKRAKLINFSVLSSMIIPFGNIIFPSILTYKSKELKAKELGKSILTIQIIYTFILGILLIISPFIQKTFSIQFPLFIVVLVIMKMMNLYIVFKNSSDLAQKSELSIKLKYSIL; from the coding sequence ATGAAAACAAAAGTTCAAATATTGAGAGAAGAAAAACATCTTACTCAAACTGAACTTGCCGAAAAATCAGGGCTTTCATTGCGAACGATACAAAGAATTGAAGCCGGAAATATTCCGAAAGGTTTTACGCTTAAAACATTAGCAAAAGCATTTGAAGTTGACCCTGAAGATCTGCTTCCTAATTCACAAATTGATTCCGAAATAAAACGTGCCAAACTGATTAATTTTTCAGTTTTATCCTCGATGATTATTCCGTTTGGCAATATTATTTTCCCTTCTATTTTAACCTATAAATCCAAAGAACTAAAAGCAAAAGAATTAGGGAAATCTATTCTCACAATTCAGATTATTTACACTTTTATATTGGGGATTTTACTTATAATAAGTCCGTTTATTCAAAAAACATTTTCTATTCAATTTCCACTGTTCATTGTTGTTTTAGTAATAATGAAAATGATGAATCTTTATATTGTTTTTAAAAACAGTTCAGATTTAGCTCAAAAATCAGAACTTTCTATAAAACTGAAATACAGTATTTTATAA
- a CDS encoding AraC family transcriptional regulator, which yields MKIEVVDKNGSGILHKFADAIGASVRGRFIDIPEKLGEGYMTGFTWGNDLRMMIRNYYINEEIVLERKNELPEGQENVIFFLNGIFDSTIEQEKISVEQPSVFIGMQSVSSVIAMPENTYFRSITISASRSYLKELFGELKHPVAANIISSKDNFVYEIGVSPAMITTASEMINQTVPESLENHYHKLKCEELLCHIFAVLLQREETPASGIHIKDIKSLYAIKFHLQSNLDKAPNIASLAKEAGMSEPKLRKLFKQTFGKGIFEYYQFMRIQEAARLLKEKHLSVSEVGYQLGFTNLSHFSRVFEEHIGLKPKKYSVS from the coding sequence ATGAAAATTGAAGTTGTAGATAAAAACGGTTCCGGAATTCTCCATAAGTTTGCTGATGCTATTGGCGCCTCGGTTCGCGGACGTTTTATTGATATTCCTGAAAAGCTGGGAGAAGGTTATATGACCGGATTTACCTGGGGAAATGATTTGCGAATGATGATTCGGAATTATTATATCAATGAAGAAATTGTACTCGAACGTAAAAACGAATTGCCTGAAGGACAAGAAAATGTCATCTTTTTTTTAAACGGGATTTTTGATAGTACTATTGAACAAGAAAAAATTTCAGTCGAACAGCCCAGCGTTTTTATTGGTATGCAATCCGTTTCATCTGTAATTGCAATGCCTGAAAATACTTATTTTAGAAGTATAACTATTTCTGCGTCAAGATCCTATTTAAAAGAGTTGTTTGGAGAATTAAAACATCCTGTCGCGGCGAACATTATTTCTTCTAAAGATAATTTTGTTTATGAAATTGGCGTTTCTCCGGCTATGATTACAACGGCAAGCGAAATGATTAATCAAACTGTTCCCGAAAGTTTAGAAAATCATTATCATAAACTAAAATGTGAAGAGCTGCTGTGTCATATTTTTGCTGTGTTATTGCAGCGTGAAGAAACGCCTGCAAGCGGAATTCATATAAAAGATATTAAATCACTTTATGCTATAAAATTCCATTTGCAGTCTAATCTTGATAAAGCGCCCAATATTGCTTCATTAGCAAAAGAGGCCGGAATGAGCGAACCCAAACTTCGAAAATTATTCAAACAAACATTCGGAAAAGGCATTTTTGAATATTATCAGTTTATGAGAATTCAGGAAGCAGCAAGACTTTTAAAAGAAAAACATTTGTCGGTTTCAGAAGTTGGATATCAGTTAGGATTTACCAATTTGAGTCATTTTTCAAGAGTTTTTGAAGAACATATCGGGTTAAAACCTAAGAAATATTCAGTCTCTTAG
- a CDS encoding VOC family protein, with translation MKTRMIWGNLVTNDIQKTIQFYTELGFKQNGKETDELVSIIFAENHFIINFFTPKRFEWALKGNVVNTKAENEIIFSLSADSREEVDLWLEKVKKAGGTIFSEPENFEKGYTFGFADPDGHKFNFLYWPGM, from the coding sequence ATGAAAACAAGAATGATATGGGGAAATCTGGTTACAAATGATATACAAAAAACAATTCAGTTTTATACAGAATTAGGTTTCAAACAAAACGGAAAAGAAACCGATGAATTGGTAAGCATCATTTTTGCAGAAAATCATTTTATAATCAACTTTTTTACGCCCAAAAGATTTGAATGGGCATTAAAAGGAAATGTGGTTAATACTAAAGCTGAAAATGAAATCATATTTTCATTATCTGCAGACAGCAGGGAAGAAGTAGACCTTTGGCTTGAAAAAGTTAAAAAAGCCGGCGGAACTATTTTTTCTGAACCTGAAAATTTTGAAAAAGGCTATACTTTTGGTTTTGCTGATCCTGACGGACATAAATTCAATTTCTTGTATTGGCCTGGAATGTAG
- a CDS encoding HXXEE domain-containing protein has product MITFSTLAILLGTAAMLHVTEEFLFPGGFADWYARLVPPKKTKKNNGGFLVWINTFMMCAIAFSIHFGDTKLGHSIWYDVVSILMANACFHIWGVFKLKAYSPGVVTGVLFYIPLFIIGSIQLVGTGILPWYRALFSISLGIGFHIFSIIRQGK; this is encoded by the coding sequence ATGATAACATTTTCAACACTCGCAATTTTACTAGGTACCGCTGCTATGCTGCATGTAACTGAAGAATTTTTATTTCCGGGAGGTTTTGCCGATTGGTACGCAAGACTGGTTCCGCCAAAGAAAACAAAGAAAAATAATGGAGGTTTTCTAGTTTGGATAAATACTTTTATGATGTGCGCTATTGCTTTTTCTATTCATTTTGGTGACACAAAATTAGGACATTCAATTTGGTATGATGTAGTATCAATTCTAATGGCAAATGCCTGTTTTCATATCTGGGGAGTTTTCAAACTAAAAGCTTATTCTCCAGGTGTAGTTACCGGAGTACTTTTTTATATTCCACTTTTTATAATTGGCAGTATTCAATTAGTCGGAACAGGGATACTTCCTTGGTATAGAGCACTATTTTCTATTTCATTAGGAATTGGTTTTCATATATTTTCGATAATAAGACAAGGGAAATAG
- a CDS encoding VOC family protein, whose protein sequence is MENSQNQPDDSTPKVTGIGGIFFFLENPKETKDWYAKNLGLEINDWGSASFESRNLDKPDQIESTQWCPFKKGDKYFEPSKKEFMINYRVQNIEGLLEKLKANGVIVLDDIETYDYGKFVHIMDTEGNKIELWEPVY, encoded by the coding sequence ATGGAAAACTCACAAAATCAACCAGATGATTCAACACCAAAAGTAACCGGTATTGGCGGAATTTTCTTTTTCTTAGAAAATCCAAAGGAAACCAAAGACTGGTATGCCAAAAATTTAGGATTAGAAATCAACGATTGGGGTTCTGCCAGTTTTGAATCCAGAAATCTCGATAAACCGGATCAGATCGAATCGACTCAATGGTGTCCTTTTAAGAAAGGTGATAAATATTTTGAGCCTTCAAAAAAAGAGTTTATGATTAACTATCGTGTTCAGAATATCGAAGGACTTTTAGAAAAATTAAAAGCCAACGGAGTTATTGTTCTTGATGATATTGAAACCTACGATTATGGTAAGTTTGTGCATATTATGGATACAGAAGGTAATAAAATTGAACTTTGGGAGCCTGTTTATTAA
- a CDS encoding transposase domain-containing protein, with translation MGSHEAAKNIAMYYSFFATCKKNNINPSQWLHHVLNNTNDTKSSKLHYLLPQYSNQNLVD, from the coding sequence GTGGGATCACACGAAGCAGCAAAGAATATTGCAATGTATTATTCTTTTTTTGCCACTTGCAAGAAAAACAACATCAATCCATCTCAATGGCTTCATCATGTTCTAAATAACACTAACGATACCAAATCATCAAAACTGCATTATCTTCTTCCTCAATACTCCAATCAGAATTTAGTGGATTGA
- a CDS encoding Crp/Fnr family transcriptional regulator, which produces MQAKHSETIENIKKIFTRHEFPAKTILVNEGFVAENIFYIENGAARVWFDHDGKEITVQFLFEGDFIASIESIISGEKSWYSIETLEPVTVYSVSTESFKQKMEQLPHVREFYYLYIQQSLLSYQQRMVSQIKNTPEERYKELLKEFPEIIKRIPQHYIASYLGITSVSLSRIRNRR; this is translated from the coding sequence ATGCAGGCAAAACATTCCGAAACGATAGAAAACATAAAAAAGATATTTACTCGACATGAATTTCCTGCAAAAACTATTCTTGTAAATGAAGGATTTGTTGCTGAGAATATTTTTTACATCGAAAATGGCGCCGCAAGAGTATGGTTTGATCACGATGGAAAAGAAATTACGGTTCAATTTCTTTTTGAGGGCGATTTTATCGCTTCTATAGAAAGTATTATTTCTGGAGAAAAAAGCTGGTATTCAATTGAAACATTAGAACCTGTAACTGTTTACAGCGTTTCTACCGAAAGTTTTAAACAGAAAATGGAACAACTTCCGCATGTACGAGAATTCTATTACCTATATATACAGCAGTCGTTATTGTCTTATCAACAGCGTATGGTTTCACAAATTAAAAACACACCTGAGGAACGCTATAAAGAATTACTAAAAGAATTTCCTGAAATTATCAAACGTATTCCGCAACATTATATAGCATCTTATTTAGGAATCACTTCTGTATCGTTAAGCAGAATTCGAAACAGGAGATAA
- a CDS encoding AraC family transcriptional regulator, translated as MSLIIQSALPDIAISHFVHSFWMLENNTGKEIPSTLLPNGMVDLAVMNIDADNWEISIRGLDTVPSEVNIPIDAKMYSIGFKLLAVEYLFGDSIKDVLNDGKIISDTIWQFKKSDLDTFENFCFKAAEIIKSIFIEEIDIRKKKLFEMIYSAEGSVTVTELSENVFWSSRQINRYFNQQFGISLKGYCNILRFGSSFKHISKGKLYPEQNFTDQNHFIKQIKKYSGVTPKELSKNKDNRFMDIVAIIKANSKND; from the coding sequence ATGAGTTTAATAATTCAGTCAGCTTTACCGGATATTGCGATTTCTCATTTTGTTCACAGCTTTTGGATGTTGGAAAACAACACTGGAAAAGAAATTCCGTCTACCCTTTTACCAAACGGAATGGTCGATTTGGCTGTCATGAATATTGATGCTGATAATTGGGAAATATCTATAAGAGGCTTAGATACAGTACCCAGTGAAGTGAATATTCCTATTGATGCAAAAATGTATTCTATAGGATTTAAATTATTGGCTGTCGAATATTTATTTGGAGATTCTATTAAAGATGTTTTAAACGACGGAAAAATTATTTCTGATACAATCTGGCAGTTCAAAAAATCAGATTTAGATACTTTCGAAAACTTTTGTTTTAAAGCAGCAGAAATCATTAAAAGTATTTTTATTGAAGAAATAGATATCCGAAAAAAGAAACTCTTTGAAATGATTTATTCTGCAGAAGGTTCTGTAACAGTAACGGAATTATCTGAAAATGTGTTTTGGAGCAGTCGTCAGATCAATCGTTACTTTAATCAGCAATTCGGGATTTCGCTAAAAGGCTATTGTAATATTCTGCGTTTTGGCTCTTCATTTAAACACATAAGCAAAGGAAAACTTTATCCCGAACAAAATTTTACAGACCAGAATCATTTCATAAAACAAATCAAAAAATACTCCGGCGTTACGCCAAAAGAATTAAGCAAAAACAAAGACAATCGTTTTATGGATATTGTCGCGATAATAAAAGCGAATTCAAAAAACGACTGA
- a CDS encoding NAD(P)/FAD-dependent oxidoreductase, whose translation MLLDNKKVAIIGGGPGGLTLARLLQEKGVDVKVYERDENREVRQQGSTLDLHDDTGLKAINKAGLIDEFKKYYRPGADTMKITDRDMNIVYDDHKEKPEEDFGNEHFRPEIDRGPLRDLLIASLKEENVIWGSKFTEMKPCGEGWEILFENGTTAYADFVIASDGANSRVRKYITEIQPIFSGVTAIEINVYNAEKNAPKLWKLVNGGKIFALEQGKTVLFSAKGDGTLTVLLGLKTEQNWLINSGIDFKNKKSVLEWFKKDFAEWSRDWQELFKGDEISIIPRTMYHFPLNQSWKPLPNLTMIGDAAHRMPPYAGEGANQALADALELYEVLTSNLFQKMEDAIGFFEKKMCARTSEITEITLQQTEAMHDENNLQLLLNFFNEVV comes from the coding sequence ATGTTACTAGATAATAAAAAAGTAGCCATTATTGGCGGCGGACCCGGCGGATTGACCTTAGCTCGTTTGTTGCAAGAAAAAGGCGTTGATGTAAAAGTGTATGAAAGGGACGAAAACCGAGAAGTTCGCCAGCAGGGTTCTACACTTGATTTGCATGATGATACAGGTTTAAAAGCCATAAATAAAGCCGGATTGATAGATGAATTTAAAAAATACTATCGCCCAGGAGCTGATACAATGAAAATTACAGATCGTGATATGAATATCGTTTACGACGATCACAAGGAAAAACCGGAAGAAGATTTTGGTAATGAACATTTTAGACCTGAAATTGATCGCGGTCCTTTGCGTGATTTGTTAATTGCTTCTTTAAAAGAAGAAAATGTAATCTGGGGTTCAAAATTTACTGAAATGAAACCTTGCGGAGAGGGCTGGGAAATTTTGTTTGAAAATGGAACTACGGCCTATGCTGATTTTGTAATTGCTTCAGATGGAGCTAATTCACGCGTTAGAAAATATATTACGGAGATTCAGCCTATATTTTCTGGAGTTACGGCTATTGAAATCAATGTTTACAATGCGGAAAAAAATGCGCCAAAACTCTGGAAATTGGTAAACGGAGGAAAAATTTTTGCTCTTGAACAAGGAAAAACGGTTTTGTTTAGTGCCAAAGGTGATGGAACTTTAACTGTTTTACTCGGATTAAAAACCGAACAAAACTGGCTGATAAACTCCGGAATTGATTTTAAAAACAAAAAATCGGTACTGGAATGGTTCAAAAAAGATTTTGCCGAATGGAGCAGAGACTGGCAGGAATTATTTAAAGGAGATGAAATTTCGATAATTCCGAGAACTATGTATCATTTTCCATTAAATCAATCGTGGAAACCGCTGCCAAATCTAACTATGATTGGTGATGCAGCGCATCGTATGCCTCCGTATGCAGGAGAAGGAGCGAATCAGGCTTTGGCAGATGCTTTAGAATTATATGAAGTTTTGACTTCTAATTTGTTTCAAAAAATGGAAGACGCAATTGGTTTCTTCGAGAAAAAAATGTGCGCAAGAACTTCAGAAATCACCGAAATTACGCTGCAGCAAACTGAAGCAATGCATGATGAAAATAATCTACAGCTTTTGTTAAATTTCTTTAATGAAGTTGTTTAA
- a CDS encoding PQQ-binding-like beta-propeller repeat protein, which produces MKTKLLTLLFAFSVINMLAQTPVVPKAVIANTNNKALPPSEIVTNKALSSLKKPSLDEASILIYDYDGALFSYDLESEQIGWTVKAADASAEMCANKVTLNDGVVYVPFINGEIFAVDNLTGEFFWKSRLGNIKDQIVLKDQVPAVSNGKLFITAQNQDQSSNIYALNTKDGSLAWNYKLDSAANDNQVLFFNNKVFVSSASNLYCLDANTGKVLAQKTFEQPIQGKPVADGENVFIANDKDLLFALTPDKLDILWQFKLDENQYNIKERIFCKDKKVYFGAQGTNTSSLYALDSKTGTQLWKRDFSGDNIEYITEADDNIWGYTRKAKLFQIDINNGEIAMEIKLTTQPISNIEFPVDDTIFYYCDAGLIKFDLSTKDEDLYYMRTSIKDNVYTAYLKIIR; this is translated from the coding sequence ATGAAAACAAAATTATTAACTCTTTTATTTGCATTTAGTGTTATAAATATGCTTGCGCAAACACCAGTTGTACCAAAAGCTGTTATTGCCAATACTAATAATAAAGCATTGCCACCAAGCGAAATCGTTACAAACAAAGCCCTTTCGTCGCTTAAAAAGCCTTCTTTAGATGAAGCGTCCATTTTAATTTATGATTATGATGGCGCTCTTTTTTCTTATGATTTAGAGTCTGAACAAATTGGCTGGACCGTAAAAGCGGCCGATGCCAGTGCTGAAATGTGTGCCAATAAAGTAACGTTAAATGATGGAGTTGTATACGTTCCGTTTATAAATGGTGAAATTTTTGCAGTTGATAACTTAACTGGTGAGTTTTTTTGGAAATCAAGATTAGGAAATATTAAAGATCAGATTGTTTTAAAAGATCAGGTTCCCGCAGTAAGTAATGGTAAATTATTTATTACGGCTCAAAATCAGGATCAAAGCAGTAATATTTATGCTCTTAATACAAAAGACGGCAGTTTAGCATGGAATTATAAACTGGATTCTGCTGCTAATGATAATCAGGTTCTTTTTTTTAATAATAAAGTTTTTGTTTCCAGTGCATCAAATTTGTACTGTCTGGATGCAAATACAGGAAAAGTTCTTGCTCAAAAAACCTTTGAACAACCTATACAGGGAAAACCTGTTGCAGATGGTGAAAATGTTTTTATAGCAAACGACAAAGATTTACTATTTGCCTTAACACCAGATAAATTGGATATTCTTTGGCAGTTTAAACTAGATGAAAACCAATACAATATCAAGGAACGTATTTTCTGCAAGGACAAAAAAGTATATTTTGGAGCACAAGGAACAAATACTTCTTCTTTATATGCTTTAGATTCAAAAACAGGAACTCAGCTTTGGAAAAGAGATTTTAGCGGAGATAATATCGAATACATTACCGAAGCTGATGACAATATTTGGGGATATACCCGTAAAGCAAAACTTTTTCAAATTGATATAAATAATGGTGAAATTGCAATGGAAATAAAGCTAACCACGCAGCCTATTTCGAATATTGAATTTCCTGTTGATGATACTATTTTCTATTACTGCGATGCCGGTTTGATTAAATTTGATTTAAGCACTAAAGATGAAGATTTGTACTATATGAGAACCTCTATTAAAGATAATGTCTATACGGCATATCTAAAAATAATCAGATAA
- a CDS encoding helix-turn-helix domain-containing protein, translating into MECTPLEKEQHRKKMMAVQDSMDVLSGKWKISILSSICYYNQRRFSDILNDVIGISNKMLSKELKELEINKLITRSVVDTQPVTVNYTLTDHGKTLQTIINNLTEWGIEHRKKIIEG; encoded by the coding sequence ATGGAATGTACTCCTCTTGAAAAAGAACAACACAGAAAAAAGATGATGGCCGTACAGGATTCAATGGACGTATTGAGCGGAAAATGGAAAATTTCTATTCTGTCATCTATTTGCTATTATAACCAAAGAAGATTTTCTGATATTTTGAATGATGTAATTGGTATTTCTAACAAAATGCTGAGCAAAGAATTAAAAGAATTAGAGATTAATAAACTCATTACAAGATCTGTTGTTGATACGCAGCCTGTAACTGTTAATTATACGCTTACGGATCACGGCAAAACTTTACAAACTATTATCAATAATTTGACGGAATGGGGGATAGAGCACCGCAAAAAAATAATTGAAGGATAA